The nucleotide sequence TTCCACCCTCCAGGGGAGGCTAGGGCTTAGCAAGTCCAGCCACGGGGCAGTTCCCACCTCCCAGGCCCAGCCCGGGGTGGGCACTGACCCCGCCACCAGCCGGCTCCGGGCGCCGGCGGCCCAGCTGCCGCAGCATCTCTTCGCAGGCGGCGATGGTGTCCAGgagctgccgctgccgctgctccACCGCGTCCAGCAGCTGCTGGGCGCGCTCATCCCGGGGCGGCTGCGGGGGTGGCCTCCCGCCGAGCCCCAGCCCCGCCTTCCCACGGTCCACGCCGGCAGCCTCCCTGCCcgggagagagcgagagacacACGGTCAGGGCCGGCGCTCGCGCGGGGTCTGagccccttccccccgccccgaCGGGCCCCCTCTCACCCCCGTGACCAGTCTGAGCCCGGGCCCCATTCCATCTCCGCCTGCGCGGCCCGACCACCGCCCCCCTTTcagccgcccccctccccagcgcTGCGCTAGGGCTCCGCAAAGCTGCGCCCCGCCCCGTCCCCACCGGTCTCCTTCAATCCTCCTGGGGGTCGCGGTCCCTTTAAGCTGCCCGGCGCGGAGGTGGGGCCGAGCCTCCCCGGCCGGAAGCTGACTGGGCGCGTCACTTCCTCCCGGAAGCGGGCCCTGGCGGATGTCTCCGGCGCGTCGGTGCAGGGGGCTGAGGGCCGCGGTGGCTGCCAGCGTGGGGTTGAGCGAGGGGCCGGGCGGCTCCGCCCGGAGGGGCCGCCTCCTCCGCCCGCCGAGCCCCGctccggcggcgccgggggcccGGCTGTTCCGGCTCCCAGGGAGCGGGGCCGTGCGGGCCGCAAGCCCGGAGCGCGCCGGCTGGACCGAAGCGCTGCGGGCCGCCGTGGCCGAGCTGCGCGCCGGCGCCGTGGTGGCCGTCCCCACCGACACGCTGTACGGCCTGGCCTGCTCGGCGAGCTGCTCGGAGGCACTGGGCGCTGTGTACCGCCTCAAGGGCCGCAGCGAGGCCAAGCCGCTGGCCGTCTGCCTGGGCCGCGTGGCCGACGTCTACAGGTGAGGCCGCCCCGACCCGGCCCCGCTGGGGGCGGCACCGCGGGAGGGGCTTCCGGTGACAGGCTTGGGAGACTGAGGCGCAGAGAGCGGGAGGGGCTTGTCCAGGCTCACCCAGGAATCCGGAACTGGAAATGTGTATCGAGCACTTAACGTCTTCTAGTCCCTGAGAGAGGTGCTGGGGCGCAGCGATGAACGAGGCAGGCAGGGTCCCTATCCTCCCGGCGATTTTGTGATGATGAGGGATGGGGGTCGGGACTTCCACGGTTTAAAAACggcaacaaaggaaacaaacgcTATGGGGATGcttggaagaaaatgaaacacggAGCGTGATAACGGTGTAGCTGTTGTAGTCTCGGAGACCAGAGGCATGTGGGCTCCAAGCCGTGGGTGTTCCTCTGGAGCACTGCCTTCTCAAACTCTTAGGGAGGTGAAGAGGAAGACAGATCCCATTGTAGTCCCCAGGTTCCCCTTTTCTAGATCTGCCTACCGTCTGGGATAGGACCAGTAGAGACCCTTCATTCTTGGGTAGATTTGTGCCATCTCTGTTTTTCAGGTACTGCCATGTGAGAGTACCCGAGGGACTCCTGAAAGACTTACTACCAGGACCAGTGACCCTGGTGTTGGAACGCTCAGAGGAGCTCAATAAGGACCTGAACCCCTTTACTTCTGTGAGTCAGAGTTTCTCCTGTGTCCCCAGACTTCTGCCATCTGGCTTTCACTAGGATCCAGGCGAGAGCCATTCCCTATCCCTTCCAACCTTTCTGACTATCTTCTTTCCCCTTGCCTCATAGCTTGTAGGCATCCGGATTCCTGATCATGCCTTCATACAGGATTTGGTCCAGGTGTTTGGGGGACCACTCGCTCTCACCAGTGCCAACCTGAGCTCCCAGGCCAGTTCTCTGAATGTCGAGGTAAGTTACCCAGCCCTCCCCGCAGAAACATCACCAGGCCAGACACAGTTTCCTCTGAGTCAGTAGGGTTGATGGTTCACCGGAACGCCTTGCAGGAGTTTCATCCATTGAGTCTGATGGTAGGAGGTCTGTCCTGTTGGCAGGGGTGGGGTAGCGAGGTGGGGGGATCCAAATTAAAGAATCTTGGAAAGGTTTAATTGAAAAGCTTGAGAGGTGAGGGGAAGAATTAgtgttttcttcttgttgtctttttaataataagGAACATCATGGTGAAtctaattctttccttctttttgtggtgGTAGCTGTTGGAAAGTATAGTCAGGTACTAAGTCTTTACAACAGTGCTGTAAAGACAGTTAAGGCTCCAAAAAGTTAAATCACTTGGCCCAGGGACTCCTGACTCTGTTCTCTTCTCTGGCCACTAGCCAGGTCAAAGAATCCATCCTAATTCTGTCTTGACTGC is from Meles meles chromosome 1, mMelMel3.1 paternal haplotype, whole genome shotgun sequence and encodes:
- the C1H1orf122 gene encoding uncharacterized protein C1orf122 homolog isoform X1, giving the protein MEWGPGSDWSRGEAAGVDRGKAGLGLGGRPPPQPPRDERAQQLLDAVEQRQRQLLDTIAACEEMLRQLGRRRPEPAGGGNVSAKPGAPPQPAVSARGGFPKDAGDGAAEP
- the YRDC gene encoding yrdC domain-containing protein, mitochondrial, whose protein sequence is MSPARRCRGLRAAVAASVGLSEGPGGSARRGRLLRPPSPAPAAPGARLFRLPGSGAVRAASPERAGWTEALRAAVAELRAGAVVAVPTDTLYGLACSASCSEALGAVYRLKGRSEAKPLAVCLGRVADVYRYCHVRVPEGLLKDLLPGPVTLVLERSEELNKDLNPFTSLVGIRIPDHAFIQDLVQVFGGPLALTSANLSSQASSLNVEEFQDLWPQLSLVIDGGPIGDGQSPEYRLGSTVVDLSVPGKFGIIRPGCALESTTSILQQKYGLLPSH